One genomic segment of Myxococcales bacterium includes these proteins:
- the ettA gene encoding energy-dependent translational throttle protein EttA — protein sequence MAQEFVYVMHDLRKVVGAGRVILDGINLSFYPGAKIGVLGHNGAGKSSLLRIMAGLDSDFLGEAKPVGKVRIGYLPQEPELDPEKDVLGNVEEGVAEIRALLQAFEDLSAKFAEPMDDDEMNSLLEKQGALQDQIDAVGGWELDRAVEIAMDALRCPPPDADVSKISGGECRRVALCRLLLAKPEMLLLDEPTNHLDAESVAWLERFLSEYPGTVVAITHDRYFLDNVAGWILELDRGAGIPWKGNYSSWLDQKSKRLDVEEKQESARSRTLKRELEWINMSPRARQAKGKARINAYEKLLADGEKRNAGKVEIAIPVPKRLGDVVVIAEGLSKAFGETLLFDDFNFNLPPGGIVGVIGANGAGKTTLFRMIAGEEKPDAGTLRLGETVELSYVDQSRDVLDPEKTVWEVISGGEERIQVGGREIASRAYVSSFNFKGTDQQKLVSDLSGGERNRVHLATLIRRGGNLLLLDEPTNDLDVDTLRALEDALVEFAGCVVVISHDRWFLDRIATHIVAFEGDSRVVWFEGNYADYEKDRRRRLGADADRPSRIKYRRLKA from the coding sequence TTGGCTCAGGAATTTGTCTACGTCATGCACGACCTGCGCAAAGTCGTGGGAGCGGGGCGTGTGATTCTCGACGGGATCAATCTCTCGTTCTATCCCGGCGCCAAGATTGGGGTATTGGGGCACAACGGTGCGGGCAAGTCGAGTCTGTTGCGCATCATGGCGGGTCTCGACAGCGATTTTCTCGGCGAAGCAAAGCCGGTGGGCAAGGTTCGGATCGGCTACCTGCCCCAGGAACCCGAACTCGATCCCGAGAAGGATGTTCTCGGCAACGTAGAAGAAGGCGTGGCCGAGATCCGCGCCCTGCTGCAGGCCTTCGAAGATCTGAGCGCGAAGTTTGCCGAACCCATGGACGACGACGAGATGAACTCGCTGCTGGAAAAGCAGGGAGCGCTGCAAGATCAAATCGATGCAGTCGGGGGTTGGGAACTCGATCGCGCGGTCGAAATCGCCATGGATGCCCTGCGGTGTCCGCCGCCGGACGCAGACGTCAGCAAGATTTCCGGCGGCGAATGTCGCCGAGTTGCACTCTGTCGGCTGTTGCTGGCAAAACCAGAAATGCTGCTGCTCGACGAGCCGACGAATCATCTCGACGCCGAGAGCGTCGCGTGGTTGGAGCGATTCCTCTCCGAATACCCGGGCACCGTCGTTGCGATTACCCACGATCGCTACTTCCTCGACAACGTGGCGGGTTGGATTCTCGAATTGGACCGCGGAGCCGGAATTCCCTGGAAGGGCAACTACTCGTCGTGGCTGGATCAGAAGAGCAAGCGCCTCGACGTCGAGGAGAAGCAGGAATCCGCCCGGTCCCGCACCCTCAAGCGCGAACTCGAGTGGATCAACATGAGCCCGCGCGCGCGCCAGGCCAAGGGCAAGGCGCGCATCAACGCCTATGAAAAACTTCTGGCCGACGGCGAAAAGCGGAATGCGGGCAAGGTGGAAATTGCGATTCCGGTCCCCAAGCGGCTGGGCGATGTGGTGGTCATCGCGGAGGGGCTGTCGAAGGCTTTCGGAGAGACACTTCTATTCGACGATTTCAATTTCAACCTCCCACCCGGTGGCATTGTCGGCGTGATCGGGGCAAATGGCGCGGGCAAGACCACATTGTTTCGCATGATCGCAGGCGAAGAGAAGCCCGATGCCGGCACCCTTCGCCTCGGCGAGACCGTCGAGCTGTCCTATGTCGACCAGAGTCGGGACGTGCTCGACCCCGAAAAGACCGTCTGGGAAGTGATTAGCGGCGGCGAAGAGCGCATCCAGGTCGGAGGGCGCGAAATCGCATCGCGGGCCTATGTCTCCTCATTCAACTTCAAGGGAACCGATCAACAAAAACTCGTGAGCGACCTCTCCGGGGGAGAGCGCAATCGCGTGCACCTCGCGACGTTGATCCGCCGCGGCGGCAATCTCCTGCTGCTGGATGAGCCCACCAATGACCTCGATGTCGATACCCTTCGTGCCCTCGAAGACGCCCTGGTGGAGTTTGCGGGCTGCGTCGTCGTGATCTCCCACGATCGCTGGTTCCTCGATCGCATCGCAACCCACATCGTGGCGTTCGAGGGGGACAGCCGGGTCGTATGGTTCGAGGGCAACTACGCGGACTACGAAAAGGACCGCCGGCGCCGTCTCGGTGCCGACGCTGATCGCCCGTCCAGGATCAAGTACCGACGCCTCAAAGCGTGA
- a CDS encoding sulfatase, which yields MWRRGLTGLTIALVLMGCEPAPTPSAGPERILLIVVDTLRRDHVSSYASTVKTPNIDRLAVGGQVFQNAVSAFHSTTMSMAALFSGQTPSIEFGDARAALDWNTFASCGMSRFAQDLGDDACVPNAVQTLAEDLRAAGYWTVGIVSNKLLFRPYGYDQGFDEWVEVGHGPDDMQLNASQFARIRTAQHVNKNVYNTLANRKSDRFFLYIHYIDVHDWILFNISYAESVRRFDKHLGELLDTLENEGLLEDTAIVFTSDHGEMLVDHHLDFEISRHYGNPSFEPLLRVPLIVTPALDKRSDAFIRGQDIRGLVLEIAGLEGRRAPDLEPDELLITERFYQTYRKGHWKSMWERNQEHLMLFDLEADPNETLNLAGERTDILKAHRKRVDELVKKFSTENQSTQRLSSEDLDRLRALGYLE from the coding sequence ATGTGGCGACGGGGCTTGACCGGGCTGACGATCGCCCTTGTGCTAATGGGTTGCGAGCCAGCGCCGACCCCGAGCGCGGGGCCGGAGCGGATCCTATTGATCGTGGTCGACACCTTGAGACGCGATCACGTGTCGTCATACGCAAGTACAGTCAAGACTCCGAACATCGATCGACTGGCGGTGGGCGGACAGGTCTTCCAGAACGCGGTGTCGGCCTTTCATTCCACCACGATGTCGATGGCGGCTTTGTTTTCCGGCCAGACGCCAAGCATTGAGTTTGGCGACGCCCGCGCGGCGCTCGACTGGAATACCTTTGCCTCCTGCGGAATGTCGCGTTTCGCACAGGACTTGGGGGACGACGCCTGCGTACCCAACGCGGTCCAGACCCTGGCCGAGGATCTGCGCGCCGCGGGATACTGGACGGTCGGAATCGTCTCCAACAAGCTGCTGTTTCGACCCTACGGATACGATCAGGGTTTTGACGAGTGGGTCGAGGTTGGACATGGCCCAGACGACATGCAGCTCAATGCCAGTCAGTTTGCCAGGATCCGAACCGCCCAGCACGTCAACAAGAACGTCTACAACACCCTCGCAAACCGCAAGAGCGACCGTTTTTTTCTCTACATCCACTATATCGATGTGCACGACTGGATCCTCTTCAACATCTCCTACGCAGAAAGTGTCCGCCGCTTCGACAAGCATCTGGGCGAGCTCCTCGACACGCTCGAAAACGAAGGCCTGCTCGAAGACACGGCGATCGTATTCACCTCCGACCACGGCGAGATGTTGGTCGACCATCATCTCGACTTCGAAATTTCTCGCCACTACGGCAATCCCTCCTTCGAACCGCTACTGCGCGTGCCCCTGATCGTAACGCCTGCACTCGACAAAAGATCGGACGCGTTCATTCGCGGCCAGGATATCCGCGGCCTGGTGCTCGAGATAGCGGGACTCGAGGGACGACGCGCGCCCGACCTCGAACCCGACGAATTGCTGATTACCGAGCGCTTCTATCAGACTTATCGTAAGGGCCATTGGAAGAGCATGTGGGAGCGGAACCAAGAGCACCTCATGCTCTTCGATCTCGAGGCCGATCCAAACGAAACCCTCAACCTCGCAGGCGAGCGGACGGATATCTTGAAGGCGCATCGGAAACGGGTCGATGAGTTGGTGAAAAAGTTTTCGACAGAAAATCAGAGCACGCAACGATTGAGCAGCGAGGATCTGGATCGATTGCGGGCTTTGGGGTATTTGGAATAG
- a CDS encoding methyltransferase domain-containing protein: MVPTTVSSSEPDARDSDPSAVGTRSRTVLCIFDCLRPESLSTLIASLPDAALERLSEILVVHERSLAWPAEFQAEMTRSCRVPLRFHRNPRDYAYGDARKAAFEYAIARDFTHVICLRAENRHPVDALPELLRDADSHPADLIIAARPNTAIEKSDRSLGTSLHERILKLGMRDYQSSFRIYPMEALRVLPFQLNADDRTFDTELLIQCRGLGIGIREIATAGGWNEWDHFGERLRGVYRSTIAAVGYRLHQLHVTRRGQYIIDHDIHYTLKYSSTGSHMQIIDSIKPNTLVLDLGCSQGLLARPLLEKSVKVTGVDVQPAANVAAELSEYFQRDLEEPCELPLGRIFDYVVVADVIEHVKNRTQLIRSARRYLKEGGRLIISTGNIALWFYRLSLVVGRFEYGPRGILDRTHVHLYTRDTFRREVERAGFHVLEERCTSLPFEVVFQSTGRSVWVQRVAGVYHLMARMWPELFAYQFILEAEIETLDDEATAAPAEPE, translated from the coding sequence ATGGTTCCGACGACCGTCTCGAGTTCTGAACCAGATGCGAGAGATTCAGACCCGTCAGCCGTGGGTACGCGCAGCAGGACGGTGCTTTGTATCTTCGACTGCCTTCGACCGGAGTCGCTTTCGACGCTGATCGCAAGTCTTCCCGACGCGGCTCTCGAACGCTTGTCCGAGATCCTCGTGGTGCACGAGCGATCGCTGGCCTGGCCTGCAGAGTTTCAAGCCGAGATGACTCGCAGCTGCCGGGTGCCGCTCCGGTTTCACCGAAATCCCCGGGATTACGCGTACGGAGACGCCCGCAAGGCTGCCTTCGAATACGCAATCGCACGTGACTTTACTCATGTGATCTGCCTGCGAGCCGAGAACCGGCATCCTGTGGATGCCCTGCCCGAATTATTGAGGGACGCGGACTCCCACCCGGCGGATCTGATCATTGCTGCGAGACCGAACACGGCCATCGAAAAATCGGATCGGAGTCTCGGTACGAGTTTGCACGAACGGATCTTGAAACTGGGCATGCGAGATTATCAATCGAGTTTTCGCATCTATCCGATGGAGGCGCTGAGGGTTCTTCCGTTTCAGCTCAATGCAGACGACCGCACTTTCGACACCGAACTGCTGATTCAGTGTCGCGGCCTGGGGATTGGGATCCGCGAGATCGCCACAGCCGGCGGTTGGAACGAATGGGATCATTTTGGCGAGCGCCTGCGCGGGGTCTATCGCAGCACCATTGCGGCGGTGGGTTATCGACTCCACCAGCTGCACGTGACCAGACGTGGTCAGTACATCATCGACCACGATATCCACTACACACTCAAGTACAGCTCGACTGGTTCGCATATGCAGATCATCGATTCGATCAAACCCAACACGCTGGTCCTCGATCTCGGATGTTCCCAGGGCCTGCTCGCCCGACCGTTGCTCGAAAAGTCGGTCAAGGTCACGGGAGTGGATGTGCAGCCTGCTGCCAACGTCGCGGCCGAGTTGTCCGAGTACTTCCAGAGAGATCTCGAAGAGCCGTGTGAGCTGCCCCTCGGTCGTATTTTCGACTACGTCGTCGTCGCAGACGTGATTGAACACGTCAAGAACCGGACCCAGTTGATCCGCAGCGCCCGCCGCTATCTGAAGGAAGGGGGTCGGCTGATCATATCGACGGGCAATATCGCCCTGTGGTTCTACCGGCTTTCTCTCGTGGTCGGCCGTTTCGAATACGGCCCCCGCGGCATTCTCGATCGCACCCATGTTCATCTCTACACACGCGACACCTTTCGGCGCGAGGTCGAACGCGCGGGCTTTCACGTGCTCGAGGAGCGCTGTACGAGTCTGCCCTTCGAAGTCGTGTTCCAGTCGACGGGGCGCAGCGTCTGGGTTCAGCGAGTTGCTGGGGTGTATCATCTGATGGCGCGAATGTGGCCGGAACTCTTCGCCTACCAGTTCATCCTGGAAGCCGAGATCGAGACGCTCGACGACGAAGCCACGGCCGCGCCGGCCGAGCCCGAATGA